The following proteins are encoded in a genomic region of Thunnus maccoyii chromosome 8, fThuMac1.1, whole genome shotgun sequence:
- the LOC121901797 gene encoding uncharacterized protein LOC121901797 isoform X2: MKGKPFHGTTPAVPSIGLSSGTDRDEHLDVIAEATEMQVLEQSLHGMSIVEEDMEENVFNDPLNSVIDWADEGSPSFHRKDDGKNADSSDEEYLPPISICRIGGALQKAPSIDRLEAIGIDETVHDQPSHEDPLDEPSPCDQVPVFPAPQCVLCEDDIIGARASIVYEDCLSQLATLVILPADKCSSLLKTGVLCNCVAPFDIKITSKGTSINIVWFLPGNARIPFPLELPCLAQIAGRSETDYVSCWTGNSETKPYSPYSKFRNYYEQPVHITVI, translated from the exons ATGAAGGGAAAACCTTTTCATGGCACAACTCCAGCAGTGCCTAGTATTGGTCTTTCTAGTGGGACAGACAG AGATGAGCATCTGGATGTCATtgcagaagccacagaaatgcAGGTCCTTGAACAAAG tTTACATGGCATGAGCATTGTTGAGGAGGACATGgaggaaaatgttttcaatgaTCCCTTGAACAGTGT AATTGATTGGGCAGATGAAGGTTCTCCTTCCTTTCATCGAAAAGATGATGGAAAGAATGCTGACAGTTCTGATGAAGAGTATCTTCCACCAATTAGTATATG CAGAATAGGTGGAGCATTACAGAAAGCACCATCTATTGATCGACTGGAAGCTATTGGAATTGACGAGACGGTGCATGACCAGCCTTCACATGAAGACCCTCTGGATGAGCCTTCTCCTTGTGATCAGGTACCTGTTTTCCCAGCCCCACAGTGTGTCCTTTGTGAAGATGACATCATAGGTGCCAGAGCTTCAATAGTATATGAGGACTGCTTGAGTCAACTGGCTACACTTGTGATCCTGCCTGCAGATAAATGTTCAAGCCTTTTGAAGACGGGTGTGTTGTGCAACTGCGTTGCCCCCTTTGACATCAAAATCACTTCTAAGGGCACATCAATTAATATCGTATGG TTTCTTCCTGGCAATGCAAGAATACCATTTCCTCTTGAATTGCCATGCTTGGCACAAATAGCGGGAAGGAGTGAAACTGATTAT GTGTCATGTTGGACAGGTAACAGCGAGACTAAACCATACAGTCCATACAGTAAGTTTCGGAATTACTACGAGCAACCTGTTCACATTACAGTTATTTGA
- the LOC121901797 gene encoding uncharacterized protein LOC121901797 isoform X5: MKGKPFHGTTPAVPSIGLSSGTDRDEHLDVIAEATEMQVLEQSLHGMSIVEEDMEENVFNDPLNSVIDWADEGSPSFHRKDDGKNADSSDEEYLPPISICRIGGALQKAPSIDRLEAIGIDETVHDQPSHEDPLDEPSPCDQINVQAF; this comes from the exons ATGAAGGGAAAACCTTTTCATGGCACAACTCCAGCAGTGCCTAGTATTGGTCTTTCTAGTGGGACAGACAG AGATGAGCATCTGGATGTCATtgcagaagccacagaaatgcAGGTCCTTGAACAAAG tTTACATGGCATGAGCATTGTTGAGGAGGACATGgaggaaaatgttttcaatgaTCCCTTGAACAGTGT AATTGATTGGGCAGATGAAGGTTCTCCTTCCTTTCATCGAAAAGATGATGGAAAGAATGCTGACAGTTCTGATGAAGAGTATCTTCCACCAATTAGTATATG CAGAATAGGTGGAGCATTACAGAAAGCACCATCTATTGATCGACTGGAAGCTATTGGAATTGACGAGACGGTGCATGACCAGCCTTCACATGAAGACCCTCTGGATGAGCCTTCTCCTTGTGATCAG ATAAATGTTCAAGCCTTTTGA
- the LOC121901797 gene encoding uncharacterized protein LOC121901797 isoform X4, which produces MKGKPFHGTTPAVPSIGLSSGTDRDEHLDVIAEATEMQVLEQSLHGMSIVEEDMEENVFNDPLNSVIDWADEGSPSFHRKDDGKNADSSDEEYLPPISICRIGGALQKAPSIDRLEAIGIDETVHDQPSHEDPLDEPSPCDQTNTVEVGPERHCQPHSTD; this is translated from the exons ATGAAGGGAAAACCTTTTCATGGCACAACTCCAGCAGTGCCTAGTATTGGTCTTTCTAGTGGGACAGACAG AGATGAGCATCTGGATGTCATtgcagaagccacagaaatgcAGGTCCTTGAACAAAG tTTACATGGCATGAGCATTGTTGAGGAGGACATGgaggaaaatgttttcaatgaTCCCTTGAACAGTGT AATTGATTGGGCAGATGAAGGTTCTCCTTCCTTTCATCGAAAAGATGATGGAAAGAATGCTGACAGTTCTGATGAAGAGTATCTTCCACCAATTAGTATATG CAGAATAGGTGGAGCATTACAGAAAGCACCATCTATTGATCGACTGGAAGCTATTGGAATTGACGAGACGGTGCATGACCAGCCTTCACATGAAGACCCTCTGGATGAGCCTTCTCCTTGTGATCAG ACAAATACTGTAGAAGTTGGGCCTGAAAGACATTGTCAGCCCCACTCAACAGACTAA
- the LOC121901797 gene encoding uncharacterized protein LOC121901797 isoform X3 has product MKGKPFHGTTPAVPSIGLSSGTDRDEHLDVIAEATEMQVLEQSLHGMSIVEEDMEENVFNDPLNSVIDWADEGSPSFHRKDDGKNADSSDEEYLPPISICRIGGALQKAPSIDRLEAIGIDETVHDQPSHEDPLDEPSPCDQTDNIVSDSAGNSDVAGPVRW; this is encoded by the exons ATGAAGGGAAAACCTTTTCATGGCACAACTCCAGCAGTGCCTAGTATTGGTCTTTCTAGTGGGACAGACAG AGATGAGCATCTGGATGTCATtgcagaagccacagaaatgcAGGTCCTTGAACAAAG tTTACATGGCATGAGCATTGTTGAGGAGGACATGgaggaaaatgttttcaatgaTCCCTTGAACAGTGT AATTGATTGGGCAGATGAAGGTTCTCCTTCCTTTCATCGAAAAGATGATGGAAAGAATGCTGACAGTTCTGATGAAGAGTATCTTCCACCAATTAGTATATG CAGAATAGGTGGAGCATTACAGAAAGCACCATCTATTGATCGACTGGAAGCTATTGGAATTGACGAGACGGTGCATGACCAGCCTTCACATGAAGACCCTCTGGATGAGCCTTCTCCTTGTGATCAG ACAGACAATATTGTGTCGGACAGTGCAGGCAACAGTGATGTCGCAGGCCCCGTCAGGTGGTGA
- the LOC121901797 gene encoding uncharacterized protein LOC121901797 isoform X1, whose product MKGKPFHGTTPAVPSIGLSSGTDRDEHLDVIAEATEMQVLEQSLHGMSIVEEDMEENVFNDPLNSVIDWADEGSPSFHRKDDGKNADSSDEEYLPPISICRIGGALQKAPSIDRLEAIGIDETVHDQPSHEDPLDEPSPCDQVPVFPAPQCVLCEDDIIGARASIVYEDCLSQLATLVILPADKCSSLLKTGVLCNCVAPFDIKITSKGTSINIVWFLPGNARIPFPLELPCLAQIAGRSETDYVSAQVWTALQMRTQNTPSQLKVCVYCPLILKKL is encoded by the exons ATGAAGGGAAAACCTTTTCATGGCACAACTCCAGCAGTGCCTAGTATTGGTCTTTCTAGTGGGACAGACAG AGATGAGCATCTGGATGTCATtgcagaagccacagaaatgcAGGTCCTTGAACAAAG tTTACATGGCATGAGCATTGTTGAGGAGGACATGgaggaaaatgttttcaatgaTCCCTTGAACAGTGT AATTGATTGGGCAGATGAAGGTTCTCCTTCCTTTCATCGAAAAGATGATGGAAAGAATGCTGACAGTTCTGATGAAGAGTATCTTCCACCAATTAGTATATG CAGAATAGGTGGAGCATTACAGAAAGCACCATCTATTGATCGACTGGAAGCTATTGGAATTGACGAGACGGTGCATGACCAGCCTTCACATGAAGACCCTCTGGATGAGCCTTCTCCTTGTGATCAGGTACCTGTTTTCCCAGCCCCACAGTGTGTCCTTTGTGAAGATGACATCATAGGTGCCAGAGCTTCAATAGTATATGAGGACTGCTTGAGTCAACTGGCTACACTTGTGATCCTGCCTGCAGATAAATGTTCAAGCCTTTTGAAGACGGGTGTGTTGTGCAACTGCGTTGCCCCCTTTGACATCAAAATCACTTCTAAGGGCACATCAATTAATATCGTATGG TTTCTTCCTGGCAATGCAAGAATACCATTTCCTCTTGAATTGCCATGCTTGGCACAAATAGCGGGAAGGAGTGAAACTGATTATGTAAGTGCACAGGTCTGGACTGCTTTACAGATGcgcacacaaaacacaccttCGCaattgaaagtgtgtgtgtactgtcCTCTGATTTTGAAGAAACTTTAG